A genomic segment from Anticarsia gemmatalis isolate Benzon Research Colony breed Stoneville strain chromosome 12, ilAntGemm2 primary, whole genome shotgun sequence encodes:
- the LOC142977365 gene encoding uncharacterized protein LOC142977365 gives MEMLKQQQESFDTIKTLCSNYKKDSKSRKTEEYLTKRLEFLENTWKEFEKRHETLIQTCEEKNINYFTEDVFSKTQALYETIKMDMLDLLKQLKGQKVVSFDLTDMLNEGTDDNLKRSLTKQECNFKALDRAMSKIDINSLTEKWEFEDHLTILKSKWDSIEKQHWELEAILKGSDTNYYTMFVEMEDKYDELRRTLNRKIWSAKHYEKSAPRIQIPDFSGNYNNWVSFKDLFLETIHNNPMINKAQKMQHLKTKLKGEAERLVQHLSVSAENYTSCWDILTQRYDNRRLLFTSFMNTMLDLPNVQHPNSYNVKKMHDVITECLNGLTNIGLDITTWDPIIVHLMAKKLDPDTYSDYTKELQNPREVPNLNELLYFLENKFLTYETMTNAKKEPSNVSKQSPYKPLNKYHSNTTKSNYNDQTKNFKKSYHTVYGHCPQCDGNHVLRHCPKFLEMDVPQRNNIVVKLHLCKNCLYSHGSSECKSNKVCRDCNLRHHTLLHNSSRNKTLNRNMNGNSNENSPSTSQRPSTSNQQISNHLSNNETEILLTTVQLQIKSANGTYVTLRALLDQGSQVNLITENAAQLLRLPRQRLNATVTGIGAVSGDCKGRIQLTCQSIHTDYEFQTEALILKKLTNNLPSSSFEKTQWPHLENLKLADPEFNISRPVDVLLGADVYSNILLDGVLRGSTQAPIAQQTHLGWILCGKLKTFNCHVTLVDMTELNKFWETEDVSPCRKQIIQDDECERYYTDTTQRSSDNKYIVKMPMCPNYNTKMGKSKAIAISQFLQLEKRLERNNKLASMYKEFIKEYIELGHMKPATPITSAVTDCYLPHHGVLREHAETTKLRVVFNASQKTSTGFSLNNVLEKGPNLQKDIQALVLRWRSYKYAYTADIEKMYRCIWISEEQQPLQKIIWRNSPSEKLQEFQLCTVTYGTKCAPWLAMRTLKQLAKDDGHKHPNAAAVLQNDLFVDDLVCGRQTLEEGVQLQTSLIDLLRGGGMNLRKWSANHPALLANLTNDQVSSNNTFDFKQDESHKTLGLGWNTTTDTFSFNWNMNNNFQPTKRYLLSEISKMYDPLGWLSPLTVTAKLLFQRVWTSKIGWDETLPTDISNEWIKLKNELPMVKNIQLNRWIGGTESNLELLGFCDACEKAYACVVYSRVINEHGQPITTLLAAKTRVAPISQKITLPRLELCGALLLSQLIEKIREAYAGYTITVRAWSDSKVALAWIQGDTTRWEKYVANRVTNITQIIPSQNWNYVKSELNPADCASRGLYPAKLLNFTLWWNGPDFLQLPEKEVTLKTSTCLATTNIGLEKQSVKALPKNHDTHFINKLINNCSTLTRVTRVTAWVFRFITNSRDKRKSDTNYLTTEELTAANEQIIKYVQQTLYEQEYKQLQKQETVGNKSSIYKLHPYVNDKGIIRVGGRLKNSILPPEMKNPAILPRDSRFTRLLVEQAHLATLHGGARLTLAYIRQRYWIVGGNRLVKAILRHCVRCHRYKPTENNQIMGDLPPQRVIPSRPFTHTGVDFTGHVEIKLNKGRGVKTSKGYIAIFVCMATKAVHIELVSDLSTETFIAAFQRMSARRGTPQHMYSDCGTNFVGASKILRQEFEEFKQILSADFFNEIAKMEVKWHFNAPAWPSAGGLWESAVKSMKHHLRRVLGDQKLTFEEFSTLLAQIEACMNSRPLCPLTEDPEEFYNYLTPGHFLTGGPTMSLPLSDHSDIHNIDLRRRWQLTEHMLQQFWKRWSNDYLTQLQTRCKWHKPVKNIKEGDIVLVKDNNMPPGKWAMGRVQELHPGTDGYVRVTTVKTQNGTIKRPIVKLSPLPLQTEISETTNTEKKDNICQTTCDNNPQKTKKQHNKYQKDIEAIQGNEQHLLELVKNQTSIVELENKILKKNADNINRQFTMIDSFINDTNWKIAKIESAMEVMMATSYFNSVSLTSYLLINNLRKMQEILFDSLTDIYKGHMDVQLLTPVGLIEQLNVIAGRLPKSLTLPVEDITFNSTVNNIVTVTHHNYSWNEVHKDFTQQLKEMDEQLAFQQKNEVLSTRISSHDVHQYAICYTLLGGISVAVIVWFCKKRKTVYCIKPKSKQPVLEPKHEDIELQSLQRGKCHSPEEAPHGPTAQTTSQQLDFNRHHRAAANNLAFNFD, from the exons ATGGAGATGTTAAAACAGCAACAAGAAAGTTTCGATACTATCAAGACGCTGTGCTCTAACTACAAGAAGGACAGCAAGTCGAGAAAAACTGAAGAATACCTAACTAAACGCTTGGAATTTCTCGAAAATACATGGAAGGAGTTTGAAAAACGTCACGAGACTCTTATACAAACATGTGAGGAGAAAAACATCAATTACTTTACCGAAGACGTATTTAGCAAAACTCAAGCTTTATACGAAACGATAAAAATGGATATGTTGGACTTACTGAAACAATTAAAAGGCCAAAAGGTTGTCAGTTTCGATTTAACGGACATGCTGAACGAAGGAACTGACGACAATCTCAAACGATCGTTGACCAAACAAGAGTGTAACTTTAAAGCTCTCGATCGTGCTATGTCAAAAATAGACATCAACTCTTTGACGGAAAAGTGGGAGTTTGAAGACCATCTAACCATTTTGAAGTCGAAATGGGACAGCATCGAAAAACAACACTGGGAATTGGAAGCTATCCTAAAAGGCTCCGACACCAACTATTATACTATGTTTGTTGAGATGGAAGACAAATACGACGAACTACGCAGAACATTGAACCGCAAAATTTGGTCTGCCAAACACTACGAGAAGTCAGCACCAAGGATACAGATACCAGATTTTTCAGGAAACTACAACAACTGGGTCTCTTTTAAAGATCTGTTCTTGGAAACTATCCACAACAACCCCATGATAAACAAGGCCCAAAAGATGCAGCATCTCAAGACGAAGCTGAAAGGCGAAGCTGAGAGACTCGTACAGCATCTTAGCGTCAGCGCTGAAAATTATACTTCTTGCTGGGATATCTTAACTCAACGTTATGACAATCGTCGCTTACTATTTACGTCATTCATGAACACGATGCTTGACCTACCAAATGTACAACATCCTAACAGTTACAACGTTAAGAAAATGCATGACGTCATAACGGAATGTCTAAACGGATTGACAAACATCGGATTAGATATCACAACGTGGGATCCAATTATTGTACATCTCATGGCGAAAAAACTGGACCCCGATACTTACAGCGACTACACGAAGGAGTTACAAAACCCTAGAGAGGTGCCTAACTTGAACGAATTACTATATTTCCTGGAAAACAAGTTTTTGACATACGAAACTATGACGAATGCGAAGAAGGAACCGTCTAACGTTTCAAAACAGTCTCCGTAtaaaccattaaataaatatcattcgaATACAACAAAATCTAACTACAACgatcaaacaaaaaacttcaaGAAGTCCTATCATACTGTATACGGTCATTGCCCACAGTGTGACGGAAATCATGTATTGCGACACTGCCCGAAATTCCTCGAAATGGATGTACCGCAGCGCAATAACATAGTTGTGAAAttacatttatgtaaaaattgcTTATACAGCCACGGGTCATCAGAATGCAAGTCGAACAAAGTGTGTCGTGACTGTAACCTGAGACACCATACTCTATTGCACAATTCGtcaagaaacaaaacactgaaCAGAAATATGAACGGAAATAGTAATGAAAATTCTCCTAGCACGTCTCAACGACCTTCGACTTCAAACCAACAAATTTCCAATCACCTATCAAACAACGAAACTGAAATCTTGCTCACTACTGTACAACTTCAGATCAAATCTGCAAACGGAACATACGTTACCCTCCGAGCTCTTTTAGACCAGGGCTCGCAGGTGAACTTGATTACCGAAAATGCAGCACAACTGTTACGTTTACCACGACAGAGGCTCAACGCTACTGTCACGGGAATTGGAGCCGTGTCCGGGGACTGCAAAGGACGCATTCAACTTACCTGTCAGTCAATACATACGGACTACGAGTTCCAAACTGAAGCGCTCATTCTCAAAAAACTAACGAATAACCTACCAAGCTCATCATTCGAAAAAACGCAGTGGCCTCATCTAGAAAATCTGAAACTCGCCGATCCCGAGTTTAACATTTCTCGACCGGTTGACGTACTGCTTGGCGCAGACGTCTACTCAAACATTCTACTTGACGGAGTACTAAGAGGTAGCACACAAGCCCCTATTGCCCAACAAACGCATTTAGGGTGGATTTTATGTGGCAAGCTGAAAACTTTCAACTGCCACGTGACCTTGGTGGATATGACCGAACTAAACAAATTTTGGGAAACTGAAGACGTATCCCCGTGTCGAAAACAAATAATACAGGATGACGAGTGCGAGCGATATTACACTGACACTACACAGCGATCCTCCGATAACAAATACATCGTGAAGATGCCCATGTGCcctaattataatacaaaaatggGTAAATCAAAAGCTATAGCGATTTCTCAATTTTTACAATTGGAAAAACGTTTGGAGCGAAACAACAAACTAGCTTCAATGTACAAAGAATTTATAAAAGAGTACATAGAACTAGGACACATGAAACCGGCGACTCCAATAACATCAGCTGTTACCGACTGTTATTTACCTCATCACGGCGTATTACGGGAACACGCAGAAACAACAAAATTGCGAGTAGTTTTTAACGCTTCCCAAAAAACATCTACAGGCTTCAGTTTGAACAACGTACTCGAAAAAGGACCAAATCTACAGAAGGATATACAAGCCCTCGTTCTACGATGGAGGTCCTATAAGTACGCCTACACAGCCGACATCGAGAAGATGTATAGATGTATTTGGATCTCAGAAGAGCAACAACCACTACAAAAAATTATTTGGAGAAACTCACCTTCAGAAAAACTACAAGAATTTCAACTCTGTACCGTTACCTATGGGACAAAGTGCGCACCGTGGTTAGCAATGCGCACGCTCAAACAACTGGCCAAGGACGACGGACATAAACATCCAAACGCTGCTGCAGTCCTGCAGAACGACCTATTCGTAGATGATCTCGTCTGTGGTCGCCAAACCTTAGAAGAAGGAGTACAATTACAAACATCTTTAATTGACTTACTGAGAGGGGGAGGCATGAACTTGCGGAAGTGGTCGGCTAATCACCCGGCACTTCTTGCCAACCTAACGAACGATCAAGTCTCTTCGAACAACACATTTGACTTCAAACAAGATGAGTCACATAAAACATTGGGTCTCGGTTGGAATACTACTACTGATACATTCAGTTTCAATTGGAATATGAATAACAACTTTCAACCAACTAAACGATACCTGCTCTCCGAGATATCAAAAATGTACGACCCGTTGGGTTGGCTGTCACCACTAACTGTTACGGCTAAATTACTATTTCAACGAGTCTGGACTAGTAAAATTGGATGGGATGAAACATTACCGACAGATATATCGAATGAATGGATAAAACTGAAAAATGAACTCCCTATGGTCAAAAACATACAATTAAATCGATGGATTGGTGGAACGGAATCGAACCTGGAACTTCTCGGCTTTTGTGACGCATGTGAAAAGGCCTATGCTTGCGTCGTATATAGTCGTGTTATAAACGAGCACGGTCAGCCGATCACAACGCTCCTCGCTGCCAAGACTAGGGTTGCGcctatatcacaaaaaataactttaccaCGTTTAGAGTTATGTGGCGCACTACTTTTGTCACAgctgattgaaaaaattagagAAGCCTATGCGGGATACACAATAACTGTAAGAGCATGGAGTGACTCAAAGGTGGCGTTAGCATGGATTCAAGGGGATACAACAAGATGGGAAAAGTATGTAGCCAACAGAGTTACAAACATCACCCAAATCATCCCGTCGCAAAACTGGAACTACGTGAAATCCGAATTGAATCCTGCCGACTGCGCTTCCCGAGGACTGTATCCTGCCAAATTATTGAACTTTACGCTCTGGTGGAACGGTCCTGACTTTCTTCAGTTACCAGAGAAGGAAGTAACGCTGAAAACTTCAACATGTTTAGCAACTACAAACATTGGGTTAGAGAAACAATCAGTGAAAGCCCTACCTAAAAACCATGacacacattttataaacaaattaataaacaattgcAGTACATTGACTCGTGTAACAAGAGTCACTGCCTGGGTGTTCCGATTCATAACAAACTCACGCGACAAGAGGAAATCGGACACCAACTACTTAACTACAGAGGAACTCACCGCTGCAAATGAAcaaatcataaaatatgtacaacaAACATTGTACGAACAAGAGTATAAGCAGCTGCAGAAACAGGAAACTGTGGGAAACAAAAGCTCTATATATAAACTTCATCCTTATGTAAATGATAAGGGTATAATCAGAGTTGGCGGTCGCCTAAAAAACTCAATTTTGCCGCCTGAAATGAAGAACCCTGCCATATTGCCTCGTGACAGCCGATTTACGCGGCTACTGGTTGAGCAAGCACACTTAGCAACACTACATGGCGGTGCTCGACTCACTCTGGCATACATTAGACAGCGGTATTGGATCGTCGGCGGCAATAGATTAGTCAAAGCGATACTACGTCACTGCGTGCGATGTCACCGCTACAAACCCACAGAGAACAATCAAATTATGGGTGACCTGCCTCCACAAAGAGTTATACCATCTCGCCCCTTTACACATACTGGAGTTGACTTCACTGGTCACGTCGAGATCAAGCTGAATAAGGGACGGGGTGTAAAAACTTCCAAGGGGTACATTGCCATCTTCGTGTGTATGGCAACGAAGGCTGTACATATTGAACTGGTGTCTGACCTCAGTACAGAAACATTTATTGCTGCATTCCAAAGGATGTCTGCTCGACGGGGTACACCGCAACACATGTACTCGGACTGCGGAACGAACTTTGTCGGTGCGTCAAAAATCTTACGCCAAGAATTCGAAGAGTTCAAACAGATATTGTCTGCCGATTTCTTCAATGAAATTGCTAAAATGGAAGTGAAATGGCACTTTAATGCTCCTGCGTGGCCTAGCGCAGGCGGACTTTGGGAGTCGGCAGTGAAATCGATGAAACATCACTTACGACGCGTACTTGGAGATCAAAAGTTAACCTTTGAAGAATTCTCCACACTCTTAGCGCAGATAGAGGCTTGTATGAATTCTAGGCCACTGTGTCCGTTGACTGAAGACCCGGAGGAGTTTTACAACTACCTAACACCAGGACACTTCCTCACCGGTGGTCCTACAATGTCACTACCGCTATCTGACCACAGTGATATACACAACATCGATTTGCGTCGACGATGGCAACTAACAGAACATATGTTGCAACAATTCTGGAAGCGATGGTCAAATGACTACCTAACGCAGTTACAAACTCGATGCAAGTGGCACAAACCAGTGAAAAACATTAAAGAAGGTGATATTGTGTTGGTGAAAGATAACAATATGCCGCCAGGGAAATGGGCCATGGGACGTGTACAAGAACTTCACCCCGGAACGGATGGCTATGTACGAGTCACCACCGTCAAAACACAAAACGGAACTATCAAGCGTCCTATCGTGAAACTTTCACCACTACCGTTACAAACCGAAATCTCGGAAACGACAAATACTGAAAAGAAAGACAACATCTGTCAAACTACGTGTGATAACAATccacaaaaaactaaaaaacaacaTA ATAAATACCAGAAGGATATTGAAGCTATTCAAGGCAATGAACAACATTTACTTGAGTTGGTCAAAAACCAAACATCTATTGTGGAGTTGGAGAACAAGATATTGAAGAAAAATGCGGACAACATCAACCGACAGTTTACCATGATAGATAGTTTCATAAACGACACAAACTGGAAAATAGCTAAAATAGAATCGGCAATGGAAGTTATGATGGCTACTTCATACTTCAATTCAGTATCGTTAACGTCATATTTACTCATCAATAACTTGAGAAAAATGCAAGAAATACTCTTCGACAGTTTAACCGATATATATAAAGGTCACATGGACGTACAATTACTAACTCCTGTAGGCTTGATCGAACAACTGAACGTCATTGCTGGAAGACTACCAAAATCGTTAACATTGCCTGTTGAGGATATCA CATTTAATTCAACTGTCAACAACATAGTAACCGTAACTCACCACAACTATTCCTGGAACGAAGTGCACAAGGATTTTACGCAACAATTAAAAGAAATGGATGAACAATTAGCTTTCCAACAGAAGAATGAGGTTCTTTCGACAAGGATTTCTTCTCATGACGTACATCAATACGCCATCTGCTATACCCTCCTGGGAGGAATCAGCGTAGCAGTCATCGTGTGGTTTTGCAAGAAACGTAAAACTGTATATTGCATAAAACCAAAAAGCAAACAACCGGTACTAGAACCCAAACATGAAGACATTGAACTTCAGTCACTGCAGCGCGGGAAGTGCCATTCTCCGGAAGAAGCTCCCCATGGACCAACGGCCCAAACAACGTCACAGCAGTTGGACTTCAACCGTCACCATCGTGCGGCTGCAAACAACttagcatttaattttgattga